One region of Zingiber officinale cultivar Zhangliang chromosome 7B, Zo_v1.1, whole genome shotgun sequence genomic DNA includes:
- the LOC122003520 gene encoding anthocyanidin 3-O-glucosyltransferase 7-like, which produces MDSAHSLPLQTPSHVVLVAFPFGTHVAPLLSLARCVAAAAPSTTLSFITTPQSLASLPPVPAGNIQLVPISDGVPDKADPPLGEQEKISMFLAMMPGSLRAALDAAVKKAGGAAVTCVVSDAFLWMAGEEAEAAGVPWVTLWTGGPTSLLAHQHTDLLRDAIGTGEQATAQQDESLGLFIPALSAHRVRDLPEGVVSGPIGSPFSRLLHRTGKSLPNAAAVLLNTARGLDGVIDAELEVSIPHHLHVGPLHLLASTQALANVEPDINGCLPWLDLHAPASVAYASFGSVMTPPPAELAELAQGVEASGAPFLWSLKDQARELLPQGFLERTRERGLVVSWAPQQGVLRHAAVGVFVTHCGWNSVLEAVASGVPMICRPFFGDQRLNASTLSLVWGIGVGFEGGSMTKEGVVGALETVLKSEEGKRMKSKAGELKATVAKAVQPDGSSPVNFNKFLDYVIGAKY; this is translated from the exons ATGGACTCCGCCCACAGTCTCCCCCTGCAGACTCCGTCGCACGTGGTTCTAGTCGCCTTTCCTTTCGGCACCCACGTAGCGCCGCTCCTGTCTCTCGCACGCTGTGTTGCCGCTGCGGCGCCTAGCACCACGCTGTCCTTCATCACCACTCCGCAGTCCCTCGCTTCACTGCCTCCCGTCCCAGCTGGCAACATCCAGCTCGTCCCCATCTCCGACGGGGTGCCGGACAAGGCGGATCCTCCCTTGGGCGAACAGGAGAAGATATCGATGTTCCTGGCAATGATGCCTGGGAGCCTTCGGGCGGCGCTGGATGCCGCGGTGAAGAAGGCCGGCGGGGCGGCGGTCACCTGCGTGGTGAGCGATGCTTTTTTGTGGATGGCAGGGGAGGAGGCAGAGGCGGCAGGCGTGCCTTGGGTAACCCTGTGGACCGGCGGGCCAACGTCGCTATTGGCGCACCAACACACCGATCTTCTCCGCGACGCCATCGGCACTGGTGAACAAG CCACCGCACAGCAAGATGAGTCGCTTGGACTATTCATCCCTGCTCTGTCGGCGCATCGAGTCCGGGATCTCCCCGAGGGCGTCGTGTCCGGCCCAATCGGCTCCCCGTTCTCGCGCCTCCTCCACCGAACGGGCAAGAGCCTCCCTAATGCCGCCGCCGTCCTCCTCAACACCGCTCGCGGTCTCGACGGGGTGATTGACGCCGAGCTCGAAGTCAGCATTCCCCATCACCTGCACGTAGGTCCCCTGCACCTCCTCGCTTCGACCCAGGCGCTTGCAAACGTAGAGCCAGACATTAACGGCTGCCTCCCGTGGCTTGATCTCCACGCGCCTGCTAGCGTAGCCTATGCCAGCTTCGGCTCCGTCATGACCCCGCCGCCTGCGGAATTAGCGGAGCTGGCGCAGGGGGTGGAGGCCAGTGGGGCGCCGTTCCTCTGGTCGCTCAAGGACCAGGCGAGGGAGCTCCTGCCGCAGGGTTTCTTGGAGCGGACAAGGGAAAGGGGGCTCGTCGTCAGCTGGGCGCCGCAGCAGGGCGTGCTGCGGCACGCGGCGGTCGGCGTTTTCGTTACTCACTGTGGCTGGAACTCGGTGCTGGAAGCGGTGGCTTCCGGTGTGCCGATGATCTGCCGGCCGTTCTTCGGCGACCAGAGGCTGAACGCGAGTACCTTGTCCCTCGTCTGGGGGATCGGGGTGGGGTTTGAAGGCGGATCGATGACGAAGGAAGGGGTGGTGGGGGCGCTGGAGACAGTTCTGAAGAGCGAGGAAGGGAAAAGAATGAAGTCGAAGGCGGGAGAACTGAAGGCCACGGTGGCTAAGGCGGTGCAGCCTGACGGGAGCTCGCCGGTGAACTTTAACAAGTTTTTGGACTACGTAATCGGTGCAAAATACTAG